From Aedes albopictus strain Foshan chromosome 1, AalbF5, whole genome shotgun sequence, one genomic window encodes:
- the LOC109405433 gene encoding uncharacterized protein LOC109405433, whose amino-acid sequence MKFTAVLLVVAVSVATSAAPSPAVVKRNSVGDLVAVINEYAPKFEELGHEKDQLLQFARTGLFATYRHMNEDLLENLGNARNAIEYGFDEIRTKIAAKMLDGGDEECLLDLVRQIVDEQRALAMAMSLCSSFTTDAKDDLSYSFYEMLELLQRLSTALSEYVLWSFSTHNSVADPEDHANYLRRTYQESVDLWDQQVVPLVQFQLDAMEYNKPLIVAENQSCLDKLVEQVGTFNEYIYGQFEYCAAPWKAAQP is encoded by the exons ATGAAATTCACCGCCGTCCTTCTGGTGGTGGCCGTATCG GTGGCCACCAGCGCAGCTCCGTCTCCAGCGGTCGTCAAGAGGAACAGCGTCGGAGATCTGGTCGCCGTCATCAACGAATACGCTCCGAAGTTCGAAGAGCTCGGCCATGAAAAGGATCAACTGCTGCAGTTCGCCCGCACGGGACTGTTCGCCACCTACCGACACATGAACGAAGACCTGTTGGAGAACTTGGGTAACGCTCGGAATGCCATCGAGTATGGATTTGACGAGATCCGCACCAAGATTGCCGCCAAGATGCTCGATGGTGGTGATGAGGAATGTCTGCTGGATCTGGTCCGACAGATCGTTGATGAACAGCGTGCCCTGGCCATGGCGATGAGCCTCTGCTCGTCGTTCACCACCGACGCCAAGGACGATCTGTCGTACTCGTTCTACGAAATGCTGGAACTTCTGCAGCGTCTGTCCACCGCCCTCAGCGAGTACGTGCTGTGGTCCTTCTCGACGCACAACTCCGTTGCCGATCCGGAGGATCACGCCAATTATCTGCGCCGCACCTATCAGGAATCAGTGGATCTGTGGGACCAGCAGGTCGTCCCGTTGGTCCAGTTCCAGCTCGATGCCATGGAGTACAACAAGCCGCTGATCGTGGCCGAGAACCAGAGCTGCCTGGACAAGCTGGTCGAACAGGTGGGCACGTTCAACGAGTACATCTACGGACAGTTCGAATACTGCGCGGCCCCGTGGAAGGCTGCCCAGCCTTAA